GGGGTACAACATTTATGCAACGCCAACGCAGCCGGGCTACAACGGCATTGCGCCGGGTGCGGAATTGGTGAGCTTGAAAATCAGTGACGGGGCAATCGGTCAGCTGAGCACAACAGGCAGTATGAAGAAAGCCTACGACTATGCGGCGCGTCTTGCGCTGTTGCAGCCTAAGCCTGTGGTGGTCAATATGAGCTTTGGTGTGGCATCGGAACTTGAGAGCAATGCGGACATGGAAAAGTATTTGGATTCGCTACTGGAAGCTACGCCAAATCTATATGTTGTTGTCTCAAATGGCAATGAAGGTCCGGGCATTTCATCGACGGGCTTACCTGCAGCTGCCTCACGGGTGATTTCAGTTGGGGCGTTACTCAACCGTGATATTGCGCGTGATGCGTACAATTTAGACCAGCGAGAGCATAGCATTTGGAATTTTAGCAGTCGTGGCGCAGAGACGGCAAAGCCAGACTTAGTGGCGCCCGGCTCAGCATTTTCTACGGTGCCGAACCATTCGCAAATGCCGCTGATGAGTGGCACAAGCATGGCGTCACCGCATGTAGCAGGCGCAATTGCACTATTGCTGAGTGCCTTGCTTAAAGAAGACCCTGAGGGTGTACGCGCAGGGTACTATTCCCAACGCGTCATCAAACAAGCCTTGCGTGCGTCGGCGCGTCCGTTGAGCGCAGCACTAGCGTACAGCGAACTTGACTATGGGGCTGGATTGCTTAATGTGCCACGTGCGCTGGAAGCCTTGCAGAGCTATCGCAAGAGTGGCTTTGCTGAACAGATGATTGATTACACCGTGCGTGTGGCTTCAGCGGTTCATGGCACAGAATACGCTACGCCTGCTGCCTATCACCGCAGCACAGTAATTCCCGAAGCCGAAGTCTTTCAAGTTCTGCCGAAATTTCCGCCGAAGGTAAGGACAGTTGAACAAGAAAATTTTTTCCGCATCTTCGAACTTCGCTCTACTGCGCCATGGCTAAAACTTCCACAAAAAATGTCGTGATGCGCGGCAGCGCTGGAACAAACATTCGCGTCATCTACGACCGCACAAAACTCAAAAATCCTGGCGTCTATCATGGCAAAGTCATAGCAACACGACGTGCAGCGAATTCCAAATTTCCCGAAGTCGAGTTCGAGCTGCACAATACGCTGGTTGTGCCCTACACCTTTGGCGATGAAGGCTTTATGAGTTTTTCACGACAAACGCTCAGAGCGGGTGAAATTCGTCGATATTTCTTTGCTGTACCAAAAGGGGCATCTGCACTTAATGTTACAGTGCTAAGCGAGAAAGGGTTTGCGTGCGATGTCTCAGGCGCGGTGATTTCGCCAAGAGGTGCCGTTGTTACGCCCATTCCACGCATTGGCGACGGTGAGACACAGTCTGGCGTGAGTGTCGTGCGAGAGCTTGAGGCAGGCGTCTATGAAGTCGTCTTGCAAGCTGATGCTGATGCAAAAACTGCATCACGCTTTTCCTTGGAAGTTGAAATTGAGCGTGTAACATTCGACATTCAAACGCTAACCCCAACACTGTTGCAAGCCAGTGTCATAAACTCCAACACCAGCATTTCACGCGGCAGCGTTAGCGCAAGAATTGGCAGTTATGTCAAAACCGTTGTAGATACGATTTACGCAGGAAAAATCTACCGTATGCCTGTTCTGCTCGATGAGCGAGATGGCTCTCTGACCATGCGCATTTCAATGAGCAAAGAAGATTACAACAAAAACACAGATATCGGACTTTTGATTGTCGATAGTCTTGGCAGAAAACTTGTGTCACAATCTGTTGATGCAGCAACCGAAGCTGTGCGTCTTGTAAATCCGTATGACAAAGCAGCGCAAGTATTTTTTGAGATTCACTACGGGTTTGCTCATGACACACCTGACACTTATGCGCGACTTGTTATCACAGAAACTCACGGGATTACACCGGTGCTGCTTGAAGCAAGCACAAACACTTCGGTTGAACTGTTGCCCTTTATTCCACAGCGTTTTGAGTGGTGCATTCCTCAATTGCCGCCCCTGCCCAAGGGCTATGTCTATCGTGGCGACCTGCGCTTTGAAGATTTATTCAATCGCTTGAAATCTATACAGCCTTTCACATTACCAGCTTTGCCATAGTGCTCATGCCAGCAAGCCTTTGGTCGAGGCGATTTGATGAGAAGAGATGCGTACAGCCGCACGCATTGCAACAGCAAAGGCTTTAAAGAGCGCTTCAATTTTGTGATGTGTATTTTTGCCGTAGAGAATCTCGAGGTGGATGTTGGCTTTCAAATGCTCCGCCAGGGAGAGAAAGAAGTGTTCAACCATCTCTGTTGCCATATCACTGATTTTGGCGCGAGCAAATTTTGCATTAAAGACAAGATAACTGCGCCCGCTTAAATCCACGACAGCACGCGCAAGCGTCTCATCCATGGGAATGTAAGCGTAGCCATAGCGTTCAATGCCGACCTTATCGCCAAGTGCTTGAGCAAGGGCACGACCTAAAACGATGGCAACATCTTCAACCGTATGGTGGTCATCGACATGCACATCACCAGCGCAAGTCAGTTCAAGGTCAATGTGCGAGTGCTTGGAGAAGAGCTCCAGCATGTGATTGAGAAAATTAATTCCGGTTTGAATCTTGTAGTGCCCTTCGCCATCGAGATTGAGTGAGAGAGAAATATCGGTCTCTTTCGTTTTACGCGAGACTGTAGCGCAGCGCAAGGCGTGAGTGTCTTTGCCGTTTTGTGCAAGTGCTTTGCGAGAAGTTGTATGTGTTGAGTTCATGGATATGTAGGTGAATGACGAGAATCTAAGACTTTACGCTTTTGGTCCAAAATGATGCGCATAGCGCTGGCTAAATCGTCGAAGCGCACAATGTGTTCGCTTTTTGGTCGTGCAGCAACCGTAGCTACAGCAAACAGCAAGGCGTTTTTGACATCTCCGCCCGATGCACCAAGCGAAAGTTCAGCGAGTGTTTCAAAATCCAAATTGGGCTCGAGCGGCAATTGCGGCGGGATGTGAATGCGCCAAATCTCTTTTAGTTGTGCTTTTTCGGGCAGACGAAATTCAATGTGAGCAAGCATGCGGCGCAAAAAAGCAGAATCGTAATTGCCAACCAAATTTGAAGCAAAAATCACCAGACCATTAAAACGGTCAAGTTCGATGAGCGTTGTGCTTCGTGTCAAATTGACACTATGGTCAGCTGATTGCGAGACCTGCGTCAGACGCTTTCCCAAAATTGAATCGGCTTCATCGAAGAAAAGTACAGCGCCTGTGCGCGCAGCTTGGGCAAACGCAGCTTTGATGTTCTTAGGTGTTTCACCCACATACTTAGATTCTAGCTCCGCATAGCTAACCATCAAAATCTCTTTACCCAATGAATTTGCAATGGCTTCAGCGGCAAGCGTCTTGCCTGTGCCGGGCAAACCATAGAAGTTGAGGGCAACTTTTCGCCCTGTTCGATCAATCGATTGCAAATTCCATGTCTCATAAATCAGGCGCTGCTGGTTAATAAGTGTAAGCACATCTTGTAAGGCTCTGCGTGTGGCATCATCTAAGATGAGGCGATCGAGGGAGTAAAGCGGCTTTTGCGGAATGAAATTTTCCAAGCGTTTTTTGATTTCTTCATCAAGGGCTTGAGACGTACCGTTTTGCGCCACCGTGCGTTTTTCTGCAAGTCCGCTTTGTTCCAAGCGGGCTTTGTGCGGATTAAAGTTAAAGGTCATTTCAGGGCGATGAAAGTGCGCACTGAACGTCGCTTTATCCAGCATTTTGCGTAAGCCTGCAACAAAAGCATTCGTGAGTGCACTTTCCAATTCGCGCGATGAATCCTTGCCTTCAGCAGCACAAGCTGGACAATACAGCATCGGTAAGCCTTCAAGCTTTGCGTTCAGGTCGGCAATGTGCTTAACACCACGATAGGAAAGCACCAGCGGCACCTTGTGGATTGGACAAATCTCAGCAGACATTCATTATGCGCTTCAAAGTTTTTCTTTAGACTCTAAAAAAAACCTAACCTGTTCGTTAAAGGTTGCGACGCTCGTCACTTTATCAGCACCATTTTTTTGGTTTCCACAAAATTTCCGGCTTGCAGTCGATAGAAATATACACCGCTTGAGAGAGCTTTGTTGCCAGCAGAAAACAGCACGCTGTATTGACCTGCAGCTTGTCGAGCATTCACTAGTGTGGCAACTTCACGACCTAAGACGTCAAAGACTTTCAAGCTTACTGTGGTGGCTTGTGGCAGTTGATAGCGAATGGTTGTTGTCGGATTGAAGGGATTGGGATAATTCTGCTCCAACACAAAGGCTTGCGGTACAGTTTTGGTGTCTTGCTCTGCCGAGAGTGGATTTTGAATAACCACGGCATCGGGCGTTGTGGAGAGCGTAAAAATTGCTGAGCCAAACGGAGCGAGAGTAATTGTAACTGCACTAAGCTCTGAGCCTCGCACTTCTCGGCGCGTATTGTCGTAGAGATTGTTGAGAAAATAGGTTGCATTGTCTTGAATGCCGCCGGTGAAAAGGACGGCACCAGCTGTGCGCAGGTTGAGCGTTGCAGTTTGCGCTTGGTCAGAGAAATTGACGACCGTGAGCCCGTTTTGATTTTCAAAAGGACGTGTGAAAGCGTAGATAAAATTGTTGTTGTTTGTGGGAATGAGTCGCTGCAAGGATTGGGTCCAGAATGCAGGGAATTGTGCGCGAATATGCGCTAAGCGTTGGTAGTGCGGCATGAGCAAGGTGCGTCCAAAGTGATTCCAGTTGACGACACCACGACGACGCACGTTAAGATCGGGCTCACCTAAGTTGGTAGCAGATGTGGGAAAGCCTGCGCCGACTTCTTGACCAGTGTAGAGCAAGGGATGTCCGGGTGCTGTAAAGATTACGCTTGCCATAGCCATGGTGCGCCGATATGCCGTGAGCGTGTCGGGTGTGCGATATAAAAACGCAATGCGATCTTCATCTTTGTTTTCCAAAAAGCGCATGTAGTAAGAATTAGGTCCGGGATAGAACCCGTTGTTGAAGAGTTCGTTGTGTAGTGTGTTAATGGCTTGCGGTGTGAAGTTGAAGGGGCGAATTGCGCCGCCATAGAGTTTCCAGTCATAGCCGGCATCAGCGCCGCCACGCAAGCCCCCCGATTCATGATCTGCAAAGATGGTCTCGCTGCCAATTCCTGTACCATCTGACTCAGCAAGTAAGTAAATGTCGCCTTTAATGCGCTTGAGTTCTCGGCGGAGAAACTCATCAAAGTTTGCTCTACCATTTCGCCGATGCGGTCCCCAATAGATATCAAAACGAAAGCCATCGAGATCAAACTCTTTGAGCCAATACTTATAGACATCAAGCATAGCGTGGCGCGCATCGAGATCGCTCCACTCGAAATTGAGCAAGGCTTGACTAAACCCGCCATAATACACGAAGCCTGCAGCGTCAGTGCCCCAGCCTAATCCGTTGGTGTTCGTCCCCGGTCCTGAAGTTGGAATCGTGCGTTGATACCATGTAAAGTAGGGTGAGCGTCTGCCCAAGGTGCGTGCACTGACCGCCCAGGGATGATTGCGTCCTGTGTGGTTTGGCGTAACATCAACAATAACCTTCAAGCCTAAACGGTGAGCTTCTGTGACAAAGTCTTTGAAATCTTGTAGTGTGCCGTAGGTGGAGACAACTGAGTAAAAATCGACGATGTTGTAACCAATCCCGATGCCATTGTCAATGCGGTCGTTGTCAGTTTTCATGACAGGCATAATCCAGATAACATTGAAGCCCATGTTGCGAATGTATTCCAAGCCGCCGGGCGCGCTGCCACGTGCAAGAAGGTCGCGCAAGATGCCCAAGTTTTGATTTGAGGCGGCTTTAGGAAAGAGCAAATAGAGCCGCATTTGGCGTACCCAATCTGGTGAGGTTTCGTAGCGCGGCAAGATCACTTCACCGTTTGCGCGCACAGTAAAATACTGCCGCACGGTATCAGCATTGCCATCTGTATCGCGTGCAATAAGAATGAAAGGATAATCGCCTGCACGCGTCGGCTTAGGAATCGTAACGCTCGCATCGGTTCTGCCCGATAAACCAAGCGCTACGCCGTCAACGTCGCGCCATAAGAACGTAAGCGCCTGACCTTGCGGATCGGTGCTGGCACTTGCCGAAAGCGTAATGCTATTGCCCGAGACGCTTACAGTTGCAACAGCAACCGGCACTTGTGGCACAAATTTCGTTACAACCACACTATCAACAAAAGTCTCGTTGTCAACGCTGGCGCTGACGCGAATGACATTGCGTCCATTTTGCAGTGCAACTGTTCTATCAAAAGAGCCCATGACAACCGCTTGCACTTGTGCTGATGCATTGTTGACGCTGATTTGAACAGTGCTGATGCGATTGTCTGTAACAACACCACCGACATGAAACGAATCTTTGCGCGTTACAAAACTTGGTGATTCAATTTGGATAGGGCGGGCGCGCACTTCAAATTGAATCGAGTCGGTTTGTGTTGCGCCATTTGAAGCGGTTGCAGAAATGCGAAACGTATGCAAGCCATCGGATAAATTGCTCTGTGGCTGATAGGAAAAAATGCCTGTGGCGGCATTGTAGAATGTGTTGGCGTTAGCGATTGGTTGGTTGTCAAGGCTAGCAGAGAGGGAGGTCAGACTAAGATTGCGCGCAAGAAAAATTCCAGCACTTAGCGTTGGACGAGCTACGCGAACGACAAAGCTCTGATTAAAAGGCTGCGAACCACTGGCGTGTGGAAACACTGCAACTTGAAATAAGGTAAGCGGCTCAACGGTGAGAATCGAGTTGTCATTGTCGGCAGCGTTAAAACGTCGGTTGAGCGGATCGGTGCGCCAGCCAGTTACCACACCATTTTCATTGATTTTGTATTGATATGTACCAAGTGGCAGACGAATGACTTTTTCCCACAGTCCAGTCACTGAATTAAACTCTGCTTGTGAGGGCGCGCCAGCGGCGATATTCCCATTTGTGTTAGGTCCCCAGTTGTTGAATTGTCCAGGAAAATGCACACGCGAAGGCGCTGGTGTGCTAAGCGATTGATAACGAAAGAAAATACTGACAGAATCCTGTGCATGTGCAGCAGAAAGGGCAAGAAGAATAAAAAACAGTAGAGCAGAAAGATGAGACCATCGCATAGTGTAATTAGAAATTCTTTTTTGAATTTTTGCTAATCTACAACACAAGCATGTTCGGCAGCAATACGTGCGTGCTTTTTACCCGAGCCTACTGCGTTTTTTGAGGTAAGCTAAAAGCGCAAGGTCAAAAGGCTGATCGGTGCTGATAGGCACATAGTCAATGGCGCTATCGATCAAATTTTGTTTTAAGGCTCGTTCGCGTGCCTCAAAGGCAGCTTTGTAAGCACTTTGCAGTTGGCGCGGGCTTGTCATCAAGCGCTCGCCTGTCTCAAGGTCAATAATTTCTGCATCGCTATCGAAGCTAAAGTCGCGCTCTCTAGGATCAAGAATGTGAAAGGCAATGACTTCATGATGCCGATGTCGGAAGTGTTTGAGTGCAGCGATAAGTTTTTCGGGTGTGTCCCAAAAATCGCTGAGCACCACAATGAAACTACGCTTTTCCAAATACTCTGCAAATTTTTGCAGTGCGGCTGCAGTATGAGTGGTGTTACCGCGTGCTTGCTGTGTAGCTTGGCTGGTTTGATGTAAAATTTTTAGAATCAAATTCTGGTGCGAAGGTTTCAAGCTAGGTGGTAAAAAAGTGTGTAAGGTATTGCTGTAAGTTGTCAGGCTTACCGCATCACGCTGACTGGTCATAAACACAGTGAGTGCGGCAGCAAGATAGCTGGCGTATTCAATTTTCGGCAAAGACACTTTGGACGATGAAAACGCCATTGAACTGGAGACATCGAGCAAAATGTAGCAACGCAAATTTGTCTCTTCTTCATACTGCTTGATGTAATAGCGTCCGGTTCTGCCATAGACGCGCCAATCAATGTGCCGGGTTTCATCGCCGAATGTATATTGGCGATGCTCAGCAAACTCGACGCTAAAGCCGTGATACGGACTTTTGTGTAGCCCTGTAATAAAGCCTTCGACAATCATCTTTGCTTTGAGCTCAATTGTACTCAAGCGTGAGATGACGCTAGGCTGCAAGTATTTGCGATAATCTTCCAACTGCGTCTAAGTTTTGCTTGGCGTTACTTAATAATGATCTCGCGCGGCAATTGTGCAAGCGGCTTAAGCGCAGCACTAAGTGCATTGCTTAACTTGTGCAAGAGACGCTGAAGTTCATCAGCAATATCACTCTGTCCAAAAATTTCCGAAAATAACTGCGCCTTTGCATTAGCTTGCAGGTAATGCCACAGCTGTGCCTGCACATTGTCTTCTTCTGCGTCATCTGCACCAAAAAGCACATCAAAAAACGAAATGCGCTGCGGATATTCAACCAACACGACACTTGCACTTGCATCCAGTTTCGCAAGGTCTTTAGCAACTTCAACAGCGCGATTAAAGCCGCCAAGTTCATCAACCAAGCCAATTTTTTGGGCACTCTCGCCAATCCAGACTCGACCTTGTGCAATAGAATCAACATCTGAGACGGTCATCTTTCGACCTTCGGCAACACGCGCTAAAAAAACGCTGATACCCTTCATTGATTAAGGCATCGGCTTTTTGATAGGCTTCAGGAGAGAGCTTTTCAAACGCATTGAGTGCATCGGCAAACTTGCCGCGTACAAGCACTTGGCGTTTGAGTCCAATATCTTCCTGCAGCTTTTTAATGTTCGGCTTTATTGCAAAAATGCCGATAGAGCCTGTGATGGTCAGTGGGTGCGCAAGAATTTTGTTTGCATCGGCTGAAATCCAATACCCACCTGAAGCAGCGACGCCAGACATTGAAACCACAACCGGCTTTTCAGCTTTAACTTTCAGAATCGCTTGTCCCATTTTATCTGACGCAGTAACAGACCCGCCCGGACTATCCACGCGCAAAATCACGGCTTTGATCGTGTTATCTTTGCGAACACGCTCGAGCGCTTTTTCAATGACTTTATCGCCCACATTATCCTGTCCATCAGGCTGCGGTGAGCCTTTGCCATCGACAATAGTGCCTTGAACATAGACGACTGCAATTTTCTCGCCCTTTTGTTTTTCTGCTGCAGCTTCGAAGGCACGTTGTGAGACAAAGATGTCTTCATCGCGCGTTGCAGAAAACTTTGCTTTGAGTTGCTCTTTGAGATCTTTCATGTAGACAATGCTATCGGCGAGTTTGAATTCAATGCACTGCTTTTCGGAGAAAAATGCTACATCGTTGATGAGGCGACGCACGTCGCTCTCGGAGAGATTGCGCCCCTTACAAATTGCGTCGATGTAGGCTTTGTCAAAAGCATTGAGCAAGGCTTCATCTTGCTCTCGGTCAGCATCGCTTTGGCTATCGCTGATAAAAGGTTCAACGGCACTTTTGTACTTGCCGCGCCGGATAGCTTCAACTTCTACACCAATTTTTTCTAGCGCTGTCTTGAAGTAAAGACTCTCAAAGCTCAAGCCATCAATGAAATAGACGCTGTATGGCTCGAGATAAATTTTGCTGCAAGCTGACGCAAGGTAATAGTCTTTATCGCTGCCGCCGCTGAGATATGCCCAAACTTCTTTGCCCGACTGACGCACGGCGGTGATAGCATCACGCAATTCTGCGAGCTTTGAAAACGGTGCTGAAAGCGCAGAAATTTCCAGTACAATCAACTGAATGCGATTGTCATCTTTCGCACGGTTTAGTGTGCGCAGCGCACTTTGAAATGTAGAAATCGGTTTTTGTGAGCCAAAGGGAGGTACATCAACAAAAATGCGCTCTGGCAACGCCCCACCGATGGACATCATCAGCACGGCTGTTTTTGGAATCTCGGTCTTAGGTTGCAAGGCACGAATAAAAGTGAGCACGCCGAGAAGTCCAAGCAAGATTAAGACAATGAGGAGAATGCGACGAGAGCCACGCTTTGCTGTTTGTTCTGCCATATTGCTAAAAAGTTGGATTAAAGTTTGAAAAATTCTCAATGCACACTGCTACTTTGCAGATACTGAGGCACTGATTTGCATGTCCGGCAAACTTGTTTCATAGAGTAAGCAGCTGACATAGTGTGTGGGATGGTTTGGCAATGCTTGCAACTGTGGCTCAGTGTGTTGGCATAGCGCTTGAGCTTTTGGGCATCTTGGGTGAAAGCGACAACCACTCGGCACGTTGGCTGGACTTGGAATATCGCCAACAAGCACAATGCGCTTGCGCTTGAGCTTAGGGTTTGGTATCGGCACAGCTGAAAGCAGAGCTTCAGTGTAAGGATGTTTGGGCATCTGATAGAGCGTATCGCAGTCGGCAAGTTCAACCAGTTTGCCCAGATACATCACCGCCACACGGTCAGAGATGTGTTCTACAACAGAAAGGTCATGCGCAATGAAGAGATAAGTCAAGCCGAGTGCTTTCTGCAAATCTTGCAAGAGATTGATAATCTGCGACTGAATCGAGACATCGAGTGCGGAGACAGGTTCATCGCAGATGATGAATTTCGGCTCTACAGCTAAGGCACGCGCAATACCCAAGCGCTGACGCTGACCGCCAGAAAATTCATGCGGATATCGATTCAAATACTGCGGGCTAAGTCCGACTTGCTCCAAGAGTTGTGCTGCGCGTTTTTCAGCAGCTTGACCTTCTGCAAGCTGATGCACTTCTAAAACCTCGCGCAGCATTTGTCCTACGGTCAAGCGCGGGTTGAGTGAGCTGAAAGGATCTTGAAAGATGATTTGCATGTCCTTGCGCAGGTGGCGCAATTCTTTGCGACTCAGGGCACGAATGTTTTTGCCCTCAAAGTAAATTTCGCCATCGGTCGCTCAATGAGCCGAAGCAAGCTGCGTCCGACCGTCGTTTTGCCGCAGCCTGACTCACCAACTAAGCCAAGCGTTTCGCCACGCCGAATCGAGAAGGAGACACCATCGACGGCTTTGAGATAGCCAACGGTTTTGGAGAAAATCCCACGACGAATAGGAAAGTAGGTCTTCAAATTTTTGACAACGAGCAAATCGGCTGTGTCTGGTGCCTGTGCCTTCGGTAAATGCGTCAATTCAGACATTTAACTGAGAACTAAGATGCCATTGATTGGTTAGGAGAAAAATAAAGCATTTGGCACAACTTTGTATAGGAGAAGAAACAACTGGCATCAAAGAGTACAAGATTAGACGGCGCGCCAGAGCGAATCGACAAATTGACGTTTGCTGTCGTAGAAATTCTCAATGCGTGCAAAGCCAGCGGCTTTGGCAAAATGGTCAATATCACGCTCAGAGTATTTAAACGAGTACTCAGTATGAATAGGCTCAAAAGCATCGAAGGTGAATGATTGCCTGGCAGTTTCAATCCAGACGGTCTGCGCGATTTTGCTGATAAGATAACTTTCCATAGCGCCAAGCGTGGGATTATAGGTTGCATAATGCTCAAAGGTGTTGAGATCGAAGGTGGCACCAAGTTCGCGGTTGAGTCTTCTTAACAAATTGAAGTTAAACTCGCGTGTAACGCCAGCACTGTCACTGTAGGCGCGAATGAGTGTAGGAATATCTTTTTTGAGATCGAAGCCAATGAGCAAATCATCTCCGGTTTGCAACGAGCGACGCAAGTGTTTGAGAAATCTCAGTGCCTGCTCTTGGGTAAAATTGCCAATGTTAGAGCCCAAGAAGAGTACAACCGTTCTTTGTCGTGTCAGTTTGTGTAACTGTCTCAAACCGTGAAAATATTCGCCGGCAATGCCGTGAATATGCAGTTT
This DNA window, taken from [Chlorobium] sp. 445, encodes the following:
- a CDS encoding imidazoleglycerol-phosphate dehydratase encodes the protein MNSTHTTSRKALAQNGKDTHALRCATVSRKTKETDISLSLNLDGEGHYKIQTGINFLNHMLELFSKHSHIDLELTCAGDVHVDDHHTVEDVAIVLGRALAQALGDKVGIERYGYAYIPMDETLARAVVDLSGRSYLVFNAKFARAKISDMATEMVEHFFLSLAEHLKANIHLEILYGKNTHHKIEALFKAFAVAMRAAVRISSHQIASTKGLLA
- a CDS encoding AAA family ATPase; the encoded protein is MSAEICPIHKVPLVLSYRGVKHIADLNAKLEGLPMLYCPACAAEGKDSSRELESALTNAFVAGLRKMLDKATFSAHFHRPEMTFNFNPHKARLEQSGLAEKRTVAQNGTSQALDEEIKKRLENFIPQKPLYSLDRLILDDATRRALQDVLTLINQQRLIYETWNLQSIDRTGRKVALNFYGLPGTGKTLAAEAIANSLGKEILMVSYAELESKYVGETPKNIKAAFAQAARTGAVLFFDEADSILGKRLTQVSQSADHSVNLTRSTTLIELDRFNGLVIFASNLVGNYDSAFLRRMLAHIEFRLPEKAQLKEIWRIHIPPQLPLEPNLDFETLAELSLGASGGDVKNALLFAVATVAARPKSEHIVRFDDLASAMRIILDQKRKVLDSRHSPTYP
- a CDS encoding DUF58 domain-containing protein — its product is MIVEGFITGLHKSPYHGFSVEFAEHRQYTFGDETRHIDWRVYGRTGRYYIKQYEEETNLRCYILLDVSSSMAFSSSKVSLPKIEYASYLAAALTVFMTSQRDAVSLTTYSNTLHTFLPPSLKPSHQNLILKILHQTSQATQQARGNTTHTAAALQKFAEYLEKRSFIVVLSDFWDTPEKLIAALKHFRHRHHEVIAFHILDPRERDFSFDSDAEIIDLETGERLMTSPRQLQSAYKAAFEARERALKQNLIDSAIDYVPISTDQPFDLALLAYLKKRSRLG
- the egtD gene encoding L-histidine N(alpha)-methyltransferase, with amino-acid sequence MNTSANTIRKIAATQTQHEQHAQSKLLYDVLKGLSASPKRLPSKYFYDDRGSRLFQKIMSLPEYYLTRAEAEILEQHRARIVSLVANAPFTLVELGAGDGSKTSLLIEYLLQEQKKFFYAPIDISEHALEILTQSLSTRFPKLHIHGIAGEYFHGLRQLHKLTRQRTVVLFLGSNIGNFTQEQALRFLKHLRRSLQTGDDLLIGFDLKKDIPTLIRAYSDSAGVTREFNFNLLRRLNRELGATFDLNTFEHYATYNPTLGAMESYLISKIAQTVWIETARQSFTFDAFEPIHTEYSFKYSERDIDHFAKAAGFARIENFYDSKRQFVDSLWRAV